One Punica granatum isolate Tunisia-2019 chromosome 3, ASM765513v2, whole genome shotgun sequence genomic window carries:
- the LOC116201064 gene encoding protein TOPLESS-like isoform X1, translating to MSSLSRELVFLILQFLDEEKFKETVHKLEQESGFFFNMKYFEDEVHNGNWDEVERYLSGFTKVDDNRYSMKIFFEIRKQKYLEALDKHDRAKAVDILVKDLKVFATFNEELFKEITQLLTLENFRENEQLSKYGDTKSARAIMLVELKKLIEANPLFRDKLQFPSLKNSRLRTLINQSLNWQHQLCKNPRPNPDIKTLFVDHSCGQPNGARAPSPANNPLLGSLPKVGGFPPLGAHGPFQPTPAAVPAPLAGWMSNPPPVTHPAVSGGGAIGLSGPSIPAAALKHPRTPPTNPSVDYPSGDPDHISKRTRPMGITDEVTLPVNVLPVTFPGHSHAQSFNPTDDLPKTVARTINQGSSPISMDFHPFQQSLLLVGTNVGEVALWEVGSRERLVLRNFKVWDLSACSMPLQAALVKDPIVSVNRIIWSPDGSLFGVAYTMHIVQIFSYHGGEDLRQHREIEAHVGGVNDLAFSHPNKQLCVITCGDDKTIKVWDAATGAKQYTFEGHDAPVYSVCPHSKENIQFIFSTAQDGKIKAWLYDNVGSRVDYDAPGRWCTTMAYSADGTRLFSCGTSKEGESFLVEWNESEGAVKRTYQGFRKRSYGVVQFDTTKNRFLAAGDDFSVKFWDMDNVQLLTTADADGGLIASPRVRFNKDGTLMAVSANENAIKILANSDGMRLLRAFENLPFDAARAADGSSKPKINPITAAAAAAASSAGLSERVPSVIAPPVMNGDARSLGDIKPRLAEESNDKTKIWKLTDINEPSHCRSLRLSDAIRVNKISRLIYTNSGSAILALSANAVHLLWKWQRSDRNSTGKATASLPPHLWQPSSGNMMTNDLTDVNLEEAVPCFALSKNDSYVMSASGGKISLFNMMTFKMMTQFMPPPPAATFLAFHPQDNNIIAIGMDDSTIQIYNVRVDEVKSKLKGHSKRITGLAFSNVLNVLVSSGADAQICVWDSDSWERQRSRFLPIPSGRPPAGLSDTRVQFHQDQTHFLVVHETQLAIYETTKLECLKQWALRENAAPISHATFSCDSQLVYACFLDATVCVFSASSLKLQCRINPSAYLPTSVSNSNVHPLVVAAHPQEPNQFALGLSDGGVHVFEPLESQGRWGVPPAENGSPSSGPAGPSAGLTGSDQAQR from the exons ATGTCGTCTCTCAGTCGGGAGCTGGTCTTCTTGATCTTACAGTTTCTCGATGAGGAGAAGTTCAAAGAGACAGTTCACAA GCTCGAGCAGGAATCTGGGTTTTTCTTTAACATGAAGTATTTCGAGGATGAGGTCCACAATGGCAATTGGGACGAGGTCGAGAGGTACCTCTCTGGGTTCACAAAAGTGGACGACAATCGGTATTCGATGAAAATCTTCTTTGAGATAAGGAAGCAAAAGTACCTCGAGGCATTGGACAA GCATGATCGAGCGAAAGCTGTGGATATATTAGTGAAGGACCTTAAGGTGTTTGCCACATTTAATGAGGAGCTTTTCAAGGAGATAACTCAGCTGCTTACATTGGAGAACTTCAG GGAGAATGAGCAGTTGTCAAAATATGGAGATACAAAGTCTGCAAGAGCCATAATGTTAGTGGAGCTCAAGAAGCTTATCGAGGCAAACCCATTATTTCGTGATAAACTGCAATTCCCTAGCCTGAAGAACTCAAGGCTTCGGACTCTTATCAATCAAAG CTTAAATTGGCAACACCAACTCTGTAAGAATCCAAGACCGAATCCCGACATAAAAACTCTCTTTGTGGATCACTCTTGTGGTCAGCCCAATGGCGCACGGGCCCCATCTCCCGCAAACAATCCCTTGCTGGGATCCTTGCCAAAAGTGGGTGGTTTCCCACCTCTGGGAGCACATGGG CCTTTCCAACCGACACCTGCTGCAGTCCCAGCACCCCTCGCTGGTTGGATGTCGAATCCCCCCCCTGTGACCCATCCTGCAGTTTCTGGAGGAGGAGCTATAGGCCTCAGTGGCCCATCAATACCAG CAGCTGCCCTAAAGCATCCTCGGACTCCCCCTACCAACCCTTCTGTGGACTATCCATCTGGGGATCCAGATCACATTTCCAAAAGAACAAGGCCCATGGGCATCACTGATGAG GTGACTCTACCTGTCAATGTTCTTCCAGTAACATTCCCGGGGCACAGTCATGCTCAGAGTTTTAATCCAACTGATGACTTGCCAAAGACAGTTGCACGGACTATAAACCAGGGTTCATCACCAATTAGCATGGACTTCCATCCCTTTCAACAGAGTTTACTTCTAG TTGGCACCAATGTGGGCGAAGTTGCTCTATGGGAGGTTGGCTCTAGGGAACGTCTAGTTTTGAGGAACTTCAAAGTTTGGGATCTTAGCGCATGCTCGATGCCTCTGCAG GCAGCTCTTGTGAAAGATCCCATTGTGTCAGTCAACCGCATCATTTGGAGCCCTGATGGTTCTTTGTTTG GAGTTGCATACACAATGCACATAGTACAGATATTTTCTTATCACGGTGGCGAGGATTTGCGCCAGCACCGAGAG ATCGAAGCTCATGTGGGTGGGGTAAATGATCTCGCATTCTCACACCCAAATAAGCAGCTCTGTGTAATAACCTGTGGAGATGACAAGACCATCAAG GTGTGGGATGCTGCTACTGGTGCTAAACAGTATACATTTGAGGGTCATGATGCTCCCGTATATTCTGTGTGCCCTCACTCAAAGGAAAACATTCAG TTCATATTTTCAACTGCACAGGATGGAAAGATAAAAGCATGGTTATATGACAATGTGGGTTCCAGAGTGGACTACGATGCTCCAGGGCGCTGGTGCACAACAATGGCTTATAGTGCTGATGGAACAAG GCTCTTCTCCTGCGGAACGAGCAAAGAGGGAGAATCGTTTCTTGTCGAATGGAATGAAAGTGAAGGGGCTGTGAAGAGGACTTATCAAGGGTTCAGGAAACGCTCCTACGGTGTTGTGCAATTTGACACAACAAAGAACAGGTTTTTGGCGGCTGGTGACGATTTCTCTGTTAAGTTTTGGGATATGGACAATGTTCAGCTTTTAACTACTGCTGATGCTGATGGAGGCTTGATA GCAAGTCCTCGAGTCCGATTCAACAAGGACGGGACTCTAATGGCTGTTTCCGCTAATGAGAATGCGATCAAAATATTGGCTAATTCTGATGGTATGAGGTTGCTGCGTGCATTTGAGAACCTTCCTTTTGATGCAGCAAGAGCAGCTGATGGTTCATCCAAG CCCAAAATAAACCCTATCACAGCAGCGGCTGCTGCTGCAGCAAGTAGTGCTGGACTCTCTGAGAGAGTTCCTTCTGTGATCGCTCCTCCTGTGATG AATGGGGATGCCCGTAGCTTGGGTGACATTAAGCCTAGATTAGCTGAAGAAAGCAATGATAAGACGAAGATCTGGAAGCTAACTGACATCAATGAACCGTCCCACTGCCGGTCCTTGAGGCTGTCTGACGCCATAAGAGTGAACAAg ATATCGAGGTTAATCTATACAAACTCGGGGAGTGCCATTTTAGCCCTATCAGCAAATGCTGTTCACCTTCTCTGGAAATGGCAGCGAAGCGACCGAAATTCTACCGGCAAG GCAACCGCCAGTCTGCCTCCTCATCTATGGCAGCCCTCAAGTGGCAATATGATGACGAACGACTTAACTGATGTTAACCTGGAGGAAGCTGTTCCATGCTTTGCCCTGTCAAAGAATGATTCTTACGTCATGTCCGCATCAGGAGGGAAAATTTCGCTGTTCAACATGATGACATTTAAG ATGATGACACAATTCATGCCACCACCACCTGCCGCAACCTTTCTAGCTTTCCACCCTCAGGACAATAACATAATAGCCATTGGAATGGACGACTCCACAATTCAGATATATAACGTCCGCGTGGATGAG GTCAAGAGCAAGCTAAAGGGTCATTCTAAAAGGATAACTGGACTCGCCTTCTCTAATGTGCTGAATGTGCTAGTTTCTTCTGGAGCCGATGCTCAG ATATGTGTGTGGGACTCTGATAGTTGGGAGAGGCAAAGGAGTAGATTCTTGCCGATCCCCAGCGGAAGACCACCAGCAGGACTGTCGGATACACGCGTACAGTTCCATCAGGACCAGACACACTTCCTTGTCGTCCACGAAACCCAGCTAGCAATATATGAAACAACCAAGCTCGAGTGCTTGAAGCAG TGGGCCCTGCGTGAAAATGCTGCTCCGATTTCTCATGCGACGTTCTCCTGCGACAGCCAGCTAGTTTACGCTTGCTTCCTTGATGCGACGGTGTGTGTCTTCAGTGCCTCAAGCCTGAAATTACAATGTCGAATCAATCCCAGTGCCTATCTTCCTACCAGTGTTAG CAACTCCAATGTGCATCCACTAGTGGTTGCAGCTCATCCACAAGAGCCGAACCAGTTCGCTTTGGGTCTATCAGATGGTGGGGTTCATGTTTTTGAGCCTCTTGAATCTCAAGGCAGATGGGGCGTGCCTCCTGCTGAAAACGGATCGCCCAGTAGTGGGCCTGCTGGCCCTTCAGCAGGCCTGACGGGCTCTGATCAGGCTCAGAGATGA
- the LOC116201064 gene encoding protein TOPLESS-like isoform X2: MSSLSRELVFLILQFLDEEKFKETVHKLEQESGFFFNMKYFEDEVHNGNWDEVERYLSGFTKVDDNRYSMKIFFEIRKQKYLEALDKHDRAKAVDILVKDLKVFATFNEELFKEITQLLTLENFRENEQLSKYGDTKSARAIMLVELKKLIEANPLFRDKLQFPSLKNSRLRTLINQSLNWQHQLCKNPRPNPDIKTLFVDHSCGQPNGARAPSPANNPLLGSLPKVGGFPPLGAHGPFQPTPAAVPAPLAGWMSNPPPVTHPAVSGGGAIGLSGPSIPAALKHPRTPPTNPSVDYPSGDPDHISKRTRPMGITDEVTLPVNVLPVTFPGHSHAQSFNPTDDLPKTVARTINQGSSPISMDFHPFQQSLLLVGTNVGEVALWEVGSRERLVLRNFKVWDLSACSMPLQAALVKDPIVSVNRIIWSPDGSLFGVAYTMHIVQIFSYHGGEDLRQHREIEAHVGGVNDLAFSHPNKQLCVITCGDDKTIKVWDAATGAKQYTFEGHDAPVYSVCPHSKENIQFIFSTAQDGKIKAWLYDNVGSRVDYDAPGRWCTTMAYSADGTRLFSCGTSKEGESFLVEWNESEGAVKRTYQGFRKRSYGVVQFDTTKNRFLAAGDDFSVKFWDMDNVQLLTTADADGGLIASPRVRFNKDGTLMAVSANENAIKILANSDGMRLLRAFENLPFDAARAADGSSKPKINPITAAAAAAASSAGLSERVPSVIAPPVMNGDARSLGDIKPRLAEESNDKTKIWKLTDINEPSHCRSLRLSDAIRVNKISRLIYTNSGSAILALSANAVHLLWKWQRSDRNSTGKATASLPPHLWQPSSGNMMTNDLTDVNLEEAVPCFALSKNDSYVMSASGGKISLFNMMTFKMMTQFMPPPPAATFLAFHPQDNNIIAIGMDDSTIQIYNVRVDEVKSKLKGHSKRITGLAFSNVLNVLVSSGADAQICVWDSDSWERQRSRFLPIPSGRPPAGLSDTRVQFHQDQTHFLVVHETQLAIYETTKLECLKQWALRENAAPISHATFSCDSQLVYACFLDATVCVFSASSLKLQCRINPSAYLPTSVSNSNVHPLVVAAHPQEPNQFALGLSDGGVHVFEPLESQGRWGVPPAENGSPSSGPAGPSAGLTGSDQAQR; encoded by the exons ATGTCGTCTCTCAGTCGGGAGCTGGTCTTCTTGATCTTACAGTTTCTCGATGAGGAGAAGTTCAAAGAGACAGTTCACAA GCTCGAGCAGGAATCTGGGTTTTTCTTTAACATGAAGTATTTCGAGGATGAGGTCCACAATGGCAATTGGGACGAGGTCGAGAGGTACCTCTCTGGGTTCACAAAAGTGGACGACAATCGGTATTCGATGAAAATCTTCTTTGAGATAAGGAAGCAAAAGTACCTCGAGGCATTGGACAA GCATGATCGAGCGAAAGCTGTGGATATATTAGTGAAGGACCTTAAGGTGTTTGCCACATTTAATGAGGAGCTTTTCAAGGAGATAACTCAGCTGCTTACATTGGAGAACTTCAG GGAGAATGAGCAGTTGTCAAAATATGGAGATACAAAGTCTGCAAGAGCCATAATGTTAGTGGAGCTCAAGAAGCTTATCGAGGCAAACCCATTATTTCGTGATAAACTGCAATTCCCTAGCCTGAAGAACTCAAGGCTTCGGACTCTTATCAATCAAAG CTTAAATTGGCAACACCAACTCTGTAAGAATCCAAGACCGAATCCCGACATAAAAACTCTCTTTGTGGATCACTCTTGTGGTCAGCCCAATGGCGCACGGGCCCCATCTCCCGCAAACAATCCCTTGCTGGGATCCTTGCCAAAAGTGGGTGGTTTCCCACCTCTGGGAGCACATGGG CCTTTCCAACCGACACCTGCTGCAGTCCCAGCACCCCTCGCTGGTTGGATGTCGAATCCCCCCCCTGTGACCCATCCTGCAGTTTCTGGAGGAGGAGCTATAGGCCTCAGTGGCCCATCAATACCAG CTGCCCTAAAGCATCCTCGGACTCCCCCTACCAACCCTTCTGTGGACTATCCATCTGGGGATCCAGATCACATTTCCAAAAGAACAAGGCCCATGGGCATCACTGATGAG GTGACTCTACCTGTCAATGTTCTTCCAGTAACATTCCCGGGGCACAGTCATGCTCAGAGTTTTAATCCAACTGATGACTTGCCAAAGACAGTTGCACGGACTATAAACCAGGGTTCATCACCAATTAGCATGGACTTCCATCCCTTTCAACAGAGTTTACTTCTAG TTGGCACCAATGTGGGCGAAGTTGCTCTATGGGAGGTTGGCTCTAGGGAACGTCTAGTTTTGAGGAACTTCAAAGTTTGGGATCTTAGCGCATGCTCGATGCCTCTGCAG GCAGCTCTTGTGAAAGATCCCATTGTGTCAGTCAACCGCATCATTTGGAGCCCTGATGGTTCTTTGTTTG GAGTTGCATACACAATGCACATAGTACAGATATTTTCTTATCACGGTGGCGAGGATTTGCGCCAGCACCGAGAG ATCGAAGCTCATGTGGGTGGGGTAAATGATCTCGCATTCTCACACCCAAATAAGCAGCTCTGTGTAATAACCTGTGGAGATGACAAGACCATCAAG GTGTGGGATGCTGCTACTGGTGCTAAACAGTATACATTTGAGGGTCATGATGCTCCCGTATATTCTGTGTGCCCTCACTCAAAGGAAAACATTCAG TTCATATTTTCAACTGCACAGGATGGAAAGATAAAAGCATGGTTATATGACAATGTGGGTTCCAGAGTGGACTACGATGCTCCAGGGCGCTGGTGCACAACAATGGCTTATAGTGCTGATGGAACAAG GCTCTTCTCCTGCGGAACGAGCAAAGAGGGAGAATCGTTTCTTGTCGAATGGAATGAAAGTGAAGGGGCTGTGAAGAGGACTTATCAAGGGTTCAGGAAACGCTCCTACGGTGTTGTGCAATTTGACACAACAAAGAACAGGTTTTTGGCGGCTGGTGACGATTTCTCTGTTAAGTTTTGGGATATGGACAATGTTCAGCTTTTAACTACTGCTGATGCTGATGGAGGCTTGATA GCAAGTCCTCGAGTCCGATTCAACAAGGACGGGACTCTAATGGCTGTTTCCGCTAATGAGAATGCGATCAAAATATTGGCTAATTCTGATGGTATGAGGTTGCTGCGTGCATTTGAGAACCTTCCTTTTGATGCAGCAAGAGCAGCTGATGGTTCATCCAAG CCCAAAATAAACCCTATCACAGCAGCGGCTGCTGCTGCAGCAAGTAGTGCTGGACTCTCTGAGAGAGTTCCTTCTGTGATCGCTCCTCCTGTGATG AATGGGGATGCCCGTAGCTTGGGTGACATTAAGCCTAGATTAGCTGAAGAAAGCAATGATAAGACGAAGATCTGGAAGCTAACTGACATCAATGAACCGTCCCACTGCCGGTCCTTGAGGCTGTCTGACGCCATAAGAGTGAACAAg ATATCGAGGTTAATCTATACAAACTCGGGGAGTGCCATTTTAGCCCTATCAGCAAATGCTGTTCACCTTCTCTGGAAATGGCAGCGAAGCGACCGAAATTCTACCGGCAAG GCAACCGCCAGTCTGCCTCCTCATCTATGGCAGCCCTCAAGTGGCAATATGATGACGAACGACTTAACTGATGTTAACCTGGAGGAAGCTGTTCCATGCTTTGCCCTGTCAAAGAATGATTCTTACGTCATGTCCGCATCAGGAGGGAAAATTTCGCTGTTCAACATGATGACATTTAAG ATGATGACACAATTCATGCCACCACCACCTGCCGCAACCTTTCTAGCTTTCCACCCTCAGGACAATAACATAATAGCCATTGGAATGGACGACTCCACAATTCAGATATATAACGTCCGCGTGGATGAG GTCAAGAGCAAGCTAAAGGGTCATTCTAAAAGGATAACTGGACTCGCCTTCTCTAATGTGCTGAATGTGCTAGTTTCTTCTGGAGCCGATGCTCAG ATATGTGTGTGGGACTCTGATAGTTGGGAGAGGCAAAGGAGTAGATTCTTGCCGATCCCCAGCGGAAGACCACCAGCAGGACTGTCGGATACACGCGTACAGTTCCATCAGGACCAGACACACTTCCTTGTCGTCCACGAAACCCAGCTAGCAATATATGAAACAACCAAGCTCGAGTGCTTGAAGCAG TGGGCCCTGCGTGAAAATGCTGCTCCGATTTCTCATGCGACGTTCTCCTGCGACAGCCAGCTAGTTTACGCTTGCTTCCTTGATGCGACGGTGTGTGTCTTCAGTGCCTCAAGCCTGAAATTACAATGTCGAATCAATCCCAGTGCCTATCTTCCTACCAGTGTTAG CAACTCCAATGTGCATCCACTAGTGGTTGCAGCTCATCCACAAGAGCCGAACCAGTTCGCTTTGGGTCTATCAGATGGTGGGGTTCATGTTTTTGAGCCTCTTGAATCTCAAGGCAGATGGGGCGTGCCTCCTGCTGAAAACGGATCGCCCAGTAGTGGGCCTGCTGGCCCTTCAGCAGGCCTGACGGGCTCTGATCAGGCTCAGAGATGA